In one Sulfitobacter sp. LCG007 genomic region, the following are encoded:
- a CDS encoding TRAP transporter small permease subunit produces the protein MEDQSLWLGALRRPMKLLMFGFMGLTALLYVWLVANHVLSADAVGMNEMIRPQGRPIVIVTLLSFLGAIVLAGIYLSDFRGSIEPGPTGPFDILSLVISRIAMIMIAFIVLVMFYEVVSRYVFSRPTLWANELSLWIAAFVFLFAGQYAMQQRSHIRIYVIYDMMPRWLQKTSDVLSLFLLLFFTFALVWGGYTDAETRMLRMETFGTAWDPPIPGVVKPAILIIILLVALQAISNVIADWHKLPEHHGHDDIDEVEIENIRKTLEK, from the coding sequence ATGGAAGACCAGAGCTTGTGGCTGGGGGCGCTGCGGCGACCGATGAAGCTCCTGATGTTCGGGTTCATGGGGCTTACCGCGTTGCTGTATGTCTGGCTTGTCGCCAATCACGTGCTCTCGGCGGACGCCGTCGGCATGAACGAGATGATCCGCCCGCAGGGCAGGCCGATCGTCATCGTTACCCTCCTGTCATTTCTGGGCGCGATTGTGCTTGCCGGGATCTACCTGTCGGATTTCCGCGGCTCGATCGAACCAGGGCCCACGGGACCCTTCGATATCCTCTCTCTGGTGATCTCGCGCATCGCGATGATCATGATCGCCTTCATCGTCCTCGTGATGTTCTACGAGGTCGTCTCGCGCTACGTCTTCTCGCGTCCGACGCTCTGGGCCAACGAGCTCTCGCTGTGGATCGCGGCCTTCGTGTTTCTCTTCGCCGGGCAATACGCGATGCAGCAGCGCAGCCACATCCGCATCTACGTCATCTACGACATGATGCCCCGCTGGCTGCAGAAGACCTCGGACGTGCTGTCGCTGTTCCTGCTGCTGTTCTTCACCTTCGCGCTGGTCTGGGGCGGCTATACCGATGCCGAGACCCGCATGCTGCGGATGGAAACCTTCGGCACCGCCTGGGACCCGCCCATACCCGGTGTCGTGAAGCCGGCGATCCTGATCATCATCCTGCTGGTGGCCCTGCAGGCAATCTCGAACGTGATCGCCGACTGGCACAAGCTCCCCGAGCATCACGGCCACGACGACATCGACGAGGTCGAGATCGAGAACATCCGCAAGACGCTGGAGAAGTGA
- a CDS encoding TRAP transporter large permease subunit gives MKVSDIGTLSLFLLIGMFILLAIGMPLGFASAFLAVAVLIMKFGPELLFRDFGRGPMSVLGQAVYRQMTNYVLISVPLFIFMAALLERSGIARDMYGSLNLWLSRARGGIAIVTSIMAVIMAAMSGIIGGEVVLLGLIALPQMLRLGYNQNLAIGTICASGSLGTMIPPSIVLIFYGLVTETSIKALFTASFLPGFMLASFFIAYIVVRTQLNPTLAPLPPEDPDAPRGREKWMMFLGFICRFGLWIIGFLLLRALFFTVTGDNRVLEGVDPIALGMVSDIPWIIGAFVISALLMVFVAGKERTAAGWEMGKGLIAPTIVIGVVLGSIYMGITGITEAAGMGVMAVFVISLLRGEMTFDIVWDSLMRTLKSTGTIIWVTIGAASLAAAYTLSGGPTYVANLIIQAELPTMGIILVMMFIFLIMGMFMDWVGIVLLIMPVFLPIVLKLPVEEIGLFGNLEAKHVAVWFGVVFCMNMQVSFLSPPFGPAAFYLKSVAPAHISLTAIFAGFLPFICLQLLALSVLLIWPNIITVFLP, from the coding sequence ATGAAAGTGTCGGACATCGGCACACTCAGCCTCTTCCTGCTGATCGGAATGTTCATCCTTCTCGCCATCGGCATGCCGCTGGGCTTCGCCTCCGCCTTCCTCGCGGTCGCCGTCCTGATCATGAAGTTCGGGCCCGAACTGCTGTTCCGGGATTTCGGCAGGGGACCGATGTCGGTCCTTGGCCAGGCGGTGTACCGGCAGATGACGAACTACGTGCTGATCTCCGTACCTCTCTTCATTTTCATGGCAGCCCTTCTCGAACGCTCGGGCATCGCGCGCGACATGTACGGGTCGCTCAACCTCTGGCTCAGCCGGGCGCGGGGCGGCATCGCCATCGTCACCTCCATCATGGCGGTGATCATGGCGGCCATGTCGGGGATCATCGGCGGCGAGGTCGTGCTTCTCGGCCTGATCGCCCTGCCCCAGATGCTGCGTCTGGGCTACAACCAGAACCTCGCCATCGGCACGATCTGCGCGAGCGGCAGTCTCGGGACCATGATCCCGCCGTCAATCGTGCTGATCTTCTACGGTCTCGTGACGGAGACCTCGATCAAGGCGCTCTTCACCGCCTCCTTCCTGCCGGGCTTCATGCTGGCGTCCTTCTTCATCGCCTATATCGTCGTGCGCACCCAGCTCAACCCGACGCTGGCGCCGCTCCCGCCGGAGGATCCGGATGCGCCCAGGGGCCGCGAGAAATGGATGATGTTCCTCGGCTTCATCTGCAGGTTCGGCCTGTGGATCATCGGCTTCTTGCTGCTGCGGGCCCTGTTCTTCACCGTCACCGGCGACAACCGCGTTCTCGAGGGTGTCGATCCCATCGCGCTCGGCATGGTGTCCGACATTCCCTGGATCATCGGCGCCTTCGTGATCTCCGCTCTCCTCATGGTCTTCGTTGCGGGCAAGGAGCGGACGGCGGCGGGCTGGGAAATGGGCAAGGGGCTGATCGCCCCCACCATCGTCATCGGCGTCGTGCTGGGATCGATCTACATGGGCATCACGGGCATCACCGAGGCCGCGGGCATGGGCGTCATGGCCGTCTTCGTCATCAGCCTCCTGCGCGGAGAGATGACATTCGACATCGTCTGGGACAGCCTGATGCGCACGCTCAAGTCCACCGGCACCATCATCTGGGTAACCATCGGCGCGGCGTCGCTGGCCGCCGCCTACACGCTTTCGGGCGGGCCGACCTATGTGGCCAATCTGATCATTCAGGCGGAATTGCCGACCATGGGCATCATCCTGGTGATGATGTTCATCTTCCTCATCATGGGCATGTTCATGGACTGGGTCGGCATCGTGTTGCTGATCATGCCGGTCTTTCTGCCGATCGTGCTCAAGCTTCCGGTCGAGGAGATCGGCCTCTTTGGAAATCTCGAGGCCAAGCATGTGGCGGTCTGGTTCGGCGTGGTCTTCTGCATGAACATGCAGGTCAGCTTCCTGTCGCCACCCTTCGGCCCGGCCGCCTTCTACCTCAAGTCCGTGGCGCCGGCGCATATCTCGCTGACGGCGATCTTCGCAGGGTTCCTGCCGTTCATTTGCCTTCAGCTTCTGGCCCTGTCGGTGCTGCTGATCTGGCCGAACATCATCACCGTGTTCCTGCCCTGA
- a CDS encoding phytanoyl-CoA dioxygenase family protein codes for MLSASQIETFEREGVIVVPDVMPTEILGAVRAEYSDLLDRLYAGWHAEGLVPAPAGLDFWQKLRISYDAGCDWFQPMDISLPGDRIAADTPFHFGPAVFDMITSPRLLDVVETLIGPEITSNPIQHVRLKPPAVTLRADDPRAHVAQTDWHQDRAVAHAEGDGTRMVTVWLAVSDATVENGCLTVIPGKPQMYPHCPKKQTAIADGFIDETAARPLPVKAGGAVIFHPLTPHASLVNRSERFRWSFDIRYNVTGEPTGRGHFPEFVARSRSTPETELRDWQVWRDMWLETRARLSGQEHIPIHRWRSDSPVCA; via the coding sequence ATGCTGAGTGCCAGCCAGATCGAGACCTTCGAGCGCGAGGGGGTTATCGTCGTGCCCGACGTGATGCCGACCGAAATCCTCGGGGCGGTGCGGGCGGAATACAGCGATCTGCTGGACCGGCTTTATGCCGGCTGGCACGCGGAAGGACTGGTTCCCGCCCCCGCGGGGCTCGACTTCTGGCAGAAGCTGCGCATCAGCTACGACGCGGGCTGCGACTGGTTCCAGCCCATGGACATCTCCCTGCCCGGTGACAGGATCGCGGCGGACACGCCCTTCCATTTCGGTCCCGCGGTCTTCGACATGATCACCAGCCCGCGGCTTCTCGACGTCGTGGAGACGCTGATCGGGCCCGAGATCACCTCGAATCCGATCCAGCACGTGCGCCTCAAGCCGCCCGCCGTTACCCTTCGCGCGGACGATCCGCGCGCCCATGTCGCCCAGACCGACTGGCATCAGGACCGGGCGGTGGCCCATGCCGAGGGCGACGGGACGCGCATGGTGACCGTCTGGCTTGCAGTATCGGATGCAACGGTCGAGAACGGCTGCCTGACGGTGATTCCGGGCAAACCGCAGATGTACCCGCATTGCCCGAAGAAGCAGACCGCCATCGCCGACGGCTTCATCGACGAGACCGCCGCCCGGCCCCTGCCGGTCAAGGCGGGCGGGGCGGTGATCTTCCATCCGCTGACGCCGCATGCCTCGCTCGTGAATCGCTCCGAGCGTTTCCGCTGGTCCTTCGACATCCGCTACAATGTGACCGGAGAGCCGACGGGGCGCGGTCATTTCCCCGAATTCGTCGCCCGCTCGCGCAGCACACCCGAAACCGAGCTCAGGGACTGGCAGGTCTGGCGCGACATGTGGCTCGAAACACGCGCGCGGCTTTCTGGGCAGGAGCACATCCCGATCCACCGCTGGCGCTCGGACAGCCCGGTCTGCGCCTGA
- a CDS encoding DMT family transporter, producing the protein MKGVRPREERTAAGVVFMVLAALFFTCIDTSAKWLNIAGFPVIQIVFARYAGHLIFALVFYLPQEGLAAFRSNAPAKQALRSCFLFGSTMINFQALKFLPITVTTTIAFAQPIVITVLAIPILKEKVGLRRFIAVLVGFLGVLVVIQPWSAEFHPAMFLSLAVLTLASMYFIMTRMLAGIENDATQQIWPSLTATVVLAPFVLQLWVWPDTPVDWFVLCAIGAFGAIGHIFTTVAHRWADASILAPVIYTQLFAASLVGIFIFHTWPTVWTLAGAAIIIGSGIYIWHRETRVKPRS; encoded by the coding sequence ATGAAGGGGGTACGCCCACGAGAGGAGCGCACCGCCGCCGGGGTCGTCTTCATGGTGCTCGCGGCGCTGTTCTTCACCTGCATCGACACGTCGGCCAAGTGGCTCAACATCGCGGGTTTCCCGGTCATCCAGATCGTATTCGCGCGCTACGCCGGGCATCTGATCTTTGCGCTGGTCTTCTACCTGCCGCAGGAGGGGCTTGCCGCGTTCCGCTCGAACGCCCCGGCCAAGCAGGCGCTGCGGTCGTGCTTTCTGTTCGGGAGCACCATGATCAACTTCCAGGCCCTTAAATTCCTGCCGATCACGGTGACAACCACCATCGCCTTCGCCCAGCCCATCGTCATCACCGTGCTCGCGATCCCGATCCTCAAGGAAAAGGTCGGCCTGCGCCGCTTCATCGCCGTGCTGGTGGGCTTTCTGGGCGTTCTCGTCGTGATCCAGCCCTGGAGTGCCGAGTTCCACCCGGCCATGTTCCTGAGCCTCGCTGTCCTGACGCTGGCCTCGATGTATTTCATCATGACCCGCATGCTTGCCGGGATCGAGAACGATGCGACCCAGCAGATCTGGCCCAGCCTCACGGCGACCGTCGTTCTCGCGCCCTTCGTGCTGCAGCTATGGGTCTGGCCGGATACGCCGGTCGACTGGTTCGTGCTCTGCGCGATCGGCGCATTCGGGGCGATCGGGCATATCTTCACCACCGTGGCGCACCGCTGGGCCGACGCCTCGATCCTCGCTCCGGTGATCTACACCCAACTCTTTGCCGCAAGCCTCGTCGGCATCTTCATCTTCCACACCTGGCCCACGGTCTGGACGCTTGCCGGTGCCGCGATCATCATCGGATCGGGCATCTACATCTGGCATCGCGAGACGCGCGTGAAGCCGCGCTCCTAG
- a CDS encoding SDR family oxidoreductase translates to MQSILITGAGSGVGRATATAFLDAGWRVGLVGRRADALEETAAGHQSALVLPCDVTDEAQVDAAFDRAAGEWGHLDALFNNAGASLKGAPIDEIAVDDWRGLIDVNVTGAFIAARAAFRIMRHQDPQGGRIINNGSVSAYVPRWGSAAYTASKHAVTGLTRTISLDGRPFDIACGQIDIGNALTEMAAKMTKGVPQADGSIAVEPVMDVAHVAASVLHMASLPLSANVQFMTVMATAMPFVGRG, encoded by the coding sequence ATGCAATCCATCCTGATCACCGGCGCCGGCAGCGGCGTGGGACGCGCGACCGCGACGGCCTTTCTCGACGCGGGCTGGCGGGTCGGGCTTGTCGGCCGGCGCGCTGACGCACTCGAGGAAACCGCGGCGGGACATCAATCCGCGCTGGTGCTGCCCTGCGACGTGACCGACGAGGCGCAGGTCGATGCGGCCTTCGACAGGGCCGCAGGGGAATGGGGCCATCTCGATGCGCTCTTCAACAATGCCGGGGCAAGCCTGAAGGGCGCGCCCATCGACGAGATCGCCGTCGATGACTGGCGCGGCCTGATCGACGTGAACGTTACCGGGGCCTTCATCGCCGCGCGCGCCGCATTCCGCATCATGCGCCACCAGGACCCGCAGGGCGGGCGGATCATCAACAACGGATCGGTCTCGGCCTATGTCCCGCGCTGGGGGTCGGCGGCCTATACCGCCTCCAAGCATGCGGTCACGGGCCTGACCCGGACAATCAGCCTCGATGGGCGGCCCTTCGACATCGCCTGCGGGCAGATCGACATCGGCAACGCGCTGACCGAGATGGCGGCGAAGATGACCAAGGGCGTGCCGCAGGCGGACGGCTCCATCGCTGTCGAGCCTGTCATGGACGTGGCCCATGTCGCCGCCTCGGTGCTGCACATGGCGTCGCTGCCGCTGTCGGCCAACGTTCAGTTCATGACCGTCATGGCGACGGCGATGCCTTTCGTCGGGCGGGGCTAG
- a CDS encoding phytanoyl-CoA dioxygenase family protein — translation MLSKRDREIYEKNGYLMVEDAVTPDQLARLREITRDLIEASRGVSESNAVYDLDTGHSADNPRLTRIKVPHRQHPYYWEILRNSRMTEVMHALLGPDTTILTSKLNTKAPGGGAAVEWHQDWHFYPHTNDDLLAFGLMLEDVDADNGPLMVVPGSHRGPILSHHVDGVFAGAIDPDDPQFEKDRIVTLTGRAGSMTVHHTRILHGSAPNVSDRPRYILFYEIASADAWPLLGSSAYFHGLGQRGFWEDLKERTITGSPCLTPRIEQVPVVMPLPPAPDNSSIFRIQQSAGAKSAFARTR, via the coding sequence ATGCTGAGCAAGCGTGACAGGGAGATCTACGAAAAGAACGGCTACCTGATGGTCGAGGATGCGGTAACGCCCGATCAGCTGGCGCGATTGCGCGAGATCACCCGCGACCTGATCGAGGCCTCCCGAGGGGTGAGCGAAAGCAATGCGGTCTACGACCTCGACACGGGTCACTCGGCCGACAATCCGAGGCTGACCCGCATCAAGGTTCCGCACAGGCAGCACCCCTATTACTGGGAGATCCTGCGCAATTCGCGGATGACGGAGGTGATGCACGCCCTGCTGGGGCCGGACACCACCATCCTGACCTCCAAGCTCAACACCAAGGCGCCGGGGGGCGGGGCGGCAGTCGAATGGCATCAGGACTGGCATTTCTACCCGCATACCAACGACGACCTGCTGGCCTTCGGATTGATGCTCGAGGATGTGGATGCCGACAACGGCCCTCTCATGGTGGTGCCGGGCAGCCATCGCGGCCCGATCCTGAGCCATCATGTCGACGGCGTCTTCGCCGGAGCCATCGATCCCGACGATCCGCAGTTCGAGAAGGACAGGATCGTGACGCTGACCGGCAGGGCGGGCAGCATGACGGTGCACCACACCCGCATCCTGCACGGATCGGCCCCGAACGTGAGCGACCGCCCGCGCTACATCCTCTTCTACGAAATCGCAAGCGCGGACGCCTGGCCATTGCTGGGGTCGAGCGCCTATTTCCACGGGCTGGGCCAGCGCGGCTTCTGGGAGGATCTGAAGGAGCGCACGATCACCGGATCGCCCTGTCTGACGCCGCGCATCGAGCAGGTCCCGGTGGTGATGCCGCTGCCGCCCGCGCCGGACAACAGTTCGATCTTCAGGATCCAGCAATCGGCGGGGGCGAAGAGCGCCTTCGCCCGGACAAGATAG
- a CDS encoding NAD(P)-dependent oxidoreductase, producing the protein MSDKPTVGFIGVGLMGHGMAKNILQGGYPLWVKGNRNRAPVDDLVGMGATEAGSPREMAENCDIIHICLSNSPQVEAIVRGPDGILAGAREGLIVIDATTADPTSTLALAEEMAAKGVTMVDAPLGRTPKEAEEGMLDVMVGCDDDTYAKVLPVIECWGGNINHLGATGNGHKMKLLMNFVSMGYASLYAEAVVLGAKAGIAPAQFRKVIGSSRLANGFFDTFMRYAVDREKDAHKFAVSNAAKDLRYVNAMAMDAKMMTIMSSAALQYFAHVDAVGKGGDYVPWLTDHVARLNGVDMEEEARKGRDD; encoded by the coding sequence ATGAGCGACAAACCGACGGTCGGGTTCATCGGCGTGGGCCTGATGGGCCACGGAATGGCCAAGAACATCCTTCAGGGCGGCTACCCTCTCTGGGTCAAGGGCAACCGCAACCGGGCACCCGTCGACGACCTCGTGGGGATGGGCGCGACCGAGGCCGGCTCGCCCCGGGAGATGGCCGAGAACTGCGACATCATCCATATCTGCCTGTCCAACAGCCCCCAGGTGGAAGCCATCGTGCGTGGCCCTGACGGCATCCTTGCCGGTGCGCGCGAGGGGCTGATCGTGATCGACGCGACCACGGCGGACCCGACCTCGACGCTTGCCCTGGCCGAAGAGATGGCGGCCAAGGGGGTAACGATGGTGGACGCGCCGCTGGGGCGCACACCGAAGGAGGCCGAGGAAGGCATGCTCGACGTCATGGTGGGCTGCGACGACGACACATACGCGAAGGTCCTGCCGGTGATCGAATGCTGGGGCGGCAACATCAACCACCTTGGGGCGACCGGCAACGGCCACAAGATGAAGCTGCTGATGAACTTCGTCTCGATGGGATATGCCTCGCTCTATGCCGAGGCCGTGGTGCTGGGCGCCAAGGCGGGCATCGCTCCGGCGCAATTCCGCAAGGTGATCGGGTCGAGCCGTCTGGCGAACGGCTTCTTCGACACGTTCATGCGCTACGCGGTGGATCGCGAGAAGGACGCGCACAAGTTCGCCGTCTCCAACGCCGCCAAGGACCTGCGCTACGTCAACGCCATGGCCATGGACGCGAAGATGATGACCATCATGTCATCCGCGGCGCTGCAGTATTTCGCCCATGTCGATGCGGTCGGCAAAGGCGGCGACTATGTGCCCTGGCTCACCGACCACGTCGCGCGCCTGAACGGTGTGGACATGGAGGAGGAGGCCAGGAAAGGCCGGGACGACTGA
- a CDS encoding SDR family oxidoreductase: protein MNLFDLSGRRAFVTGSSMGIGFALARGLAQAGAQIVLNARDAARLSEAGERLRAEGASVETLSFDVTDATVVAKAIDAFEDETGPIDILVNNAGMQHRTPLEDFPVEAFDRLMRTNVNSAFYVGQAVARHMIARGEGRIINIASVQSALARPGIAPYTASKGAISNLTKGMATDWAKHGLNCNAIAPGYFDTPLNAALVSDPEFSAWLEKRTPAGRWGKVEELVGACVFLASAASSFVNGQTIFVDGGITASI, encoded by the coding sequence ATGAACCTGTTCGACCTGAGCGGCCGGCGCGCTTTCGTGACCGGCTCTTCCATGGGAATCGGGTTCGCCCTGGCACGCGGTCTGGCGCAGGCCGGGGCGCAGATCGTGCTGAACGCGCGAGATGCCGCCCGGCTGTCGGAGGCGGGCGAACGCCTGCGCGCCGAAGGGGCCAGCGTCGAGACGCTGAGCTTTGACGTCACGGACGCCACGGTGGTCGCAAAGGCCATCGATGCCTTCGAGGACGAAACCGGCCCCATCGACATCCTGGTCAACAATGCCGGGATGCAGCACCGCACGCCGCTCGAGGATTTTCCGGTCGAGGCCTTCGACCGGCTGATGCGCACCAACGTCAATTCGGCATTCTACGTCGGTCAGGCCGTTGCGCGGCACATGATCGCGCGGGGCGAGGGGCGGATCATCAACATCGCCAGCGTCCAGAGCGCGCTCGCCCGGCCGGGCATCGCGCCTTATACGGCCTCGAAGGGCGCGATTTCCAACCTGACCAAGGGGATGGCAACGGACTGGGCGAAACACGGGCTCAACTGCAATGCCATCGCGCCGGGCTATTTCGACACGCCGCTCAACGCCGCGCTTGTGTCGGATCCCGAGTTCAGCGCGTGGCTGGAGAAACGCACCCCGGCGGGACGCTGGGGAAAGGTCGAGGAACTGGTGGGCGCCTGCGTCTTCCTCGCATCCGCGGCATCGAGCTTTGTGAACGGCCAGACGATCTTTGTCGATGGCGGGATCACGGCAAGCATCTGA
- a CDS encoding L-idonate 5-dehydrogenase codes for MKALFAHAAHDLRLADVPRDEPGPGEVLVRMSRGGICGSDLHYYHNGGFGSVRLREPMILGHEVAGVVAGLGDGVTGLSEGDLVAVSPSRPCGACAECLRGLPNQCLNMRFYGSAMPFPHIQGAFRQELVASAAQCVKAEGLSAEEAAMAEPLAVCLHAVRRAGGMLGRRVLVTGCGPIGVLVILAARRAGAAEIVATDIADRVLEFARTAGADITLNTGVDRDALAPWSRDKGSFDILFECSGAEAALAAGIAALRPQGVAVQLGLSGDMTLPMMMLTAKEIDLRGSFRFHEEFAIAVSMMRAGLIDVKPLITHSFAFSDYVEAFTTASDRSRAMKVQLDFAAC; via the coding sequence ATGAAAGCGCTCTTTGCCCATGCGGCGCACGACCTGCGCCTGGCCGATGTGCCGCGCGACGAACCCGGACCGGGCGAGGTGCTGGTGCGCATGTCACGCGGCGGCATCTGCGGGTCGGACCTGCATTACTACCACAACGGCGGCTTCGGCAGCGTGCGCCTGCGCGAGCCGATGATCCTTGGCCACGAGGTCGCGGGTGTCGTGGCGGGTCTGGGCGACGGGGTGACCGGGCTTTCCGAGGGCGATCTCGTCGCCGTCTCGCCTTCCCGACCCTGCGGGGCCTGCGCCGAATGCCTGCGCGGTCTGCCGAACCAGTGCCTCAACATGCGCTTCTACGGCTCGGCCATGCCCTTTCCCCACATCCAGGGGGCGTTCCGCCAGGAACTAGTCGCCTCGGCCGCGCAATGCGTGAAGGCCGAGGGGCTGAGCGCGGAAGAAGCGGCGATGGCCGAACCGCTGGCGGTCTGTCTGCATGCCGTGCGCCGGGCCGGAGGTATGCTTGGGCGGCGCGTGCTGGTCACGGGCTGCGGGCCGATCGGCGTGCTTGTCATCCTTGCCGCGCGCCGGGCGGGTGCCGCGGAAATCGTGGCCACCGATATTGCCGACCGGGTTCTGGAGTTTGCCCGGACGGCCGGCGCGGATATCACGCTGAACACTGGCGTGGATCGCGACGCGCTGGCGCCCTGGAGCCGGGACAAGGGCAGCTTCGACATTCTCTTCGAATGCTCCGGCGCCGAGGCCGCGCTTGCCGCCGGCATCGCCGCCCTGCGTCCGCAGGGCGTGGCCGTTCAGCTTGGACTTTCCGGCGACATGACACTGCCGATGATGATGCTGACCGCCAAGGAGATCGACCTGCGCGGCTCGTTCCGCTTTCACGAGGAATTCGCCATCGCCGTCTCGATGATGCGCGCCGGGCTGATCGACGTGAAGCCGCTGATCACCCACAGCTTCGCGTTTTCCGACTATGTCGAGGCCTTCACCACCGCCTCGGACCGCAGCAGGGCGATGAAGGTGCAGCTGGACTTCGCCGCGTGCTGA
- a CDS encoding LysE family translocator → MLTFALAVLLLIGTPGPGVLSTAGFGAAYGFRPSLRYVLGLFLGTNLVMLAVISGLAAVILSIPWLRSVLMFASVAYLLYLAARIAFAGARIAFIEARTPPGIVGGLALQAINPKAYAVNTSLFTGFGFAPDNIAFEIAAKVLILNAIWVPVHLCWLWAGVALHRLDLAQRTQRAINIAMALAMLGVVALAIWSAARVA, encoded by the coding sequence GTGCTGACCTTCGCCCTTGCGGTGCTGCTGCTGATCGGCACGCCCGGTCCGGGGGTGCTGAGCACGGCGGGTTTCGGTGCCGCCTACGGCTTCCGCCCGTCGCTGCGCTATGTCCTTGGCCTGTTCCTCGGCACCAACCTGGTGATGCTGGCGGTCATCAGCGGCCTTGCCGCCGTGATCCTGTCGATCCCCTGGCTGCGCAGCGTGCTGATGTTCGCCTCTGTCGCCTATCTTCTCTACCTCGCCGCGCGCATCGCCTTTGCCGGCGCGCGCATCGCCTTCATCGAGGCGAGGACCCCGCCCGGCATCGTCGGCGGGCTCGCGCTGCAGGCGATCAACCCCAAGGCCTATGCGGTCAATACCTCGCTCTTCACGGGTTTCGGCTTCGCACCCGACAACATCGCATTCGAGATTGCGGCGAAGGTCCTCATCCTCAACGCGATCTGGGTTCCGGTCCATCTTTGCTGGCTATGGGCCGGGGTGGCCCTGCACCGTCTCGACCTGGCGCAGCGCACGCAGCGCGCGATCAACATCGCCATGGCGCTGGCGATGCTGGGTGTCGTGGCGCTTGCCATCTGGTCGGCGGCGCGGGTGGCCTGA
- a CDS encoding 2-hydroxyacid dehydrogenase — protein sequence MSETLAIGNYSDTDRQAIEEGFSAVFIGNSDEVARLDEAVRTQVKAVAFKGHAPFGAAEMDALPNLGVIANYGVGYDAIDVAAASERGIKVTNTPDVLNDDVADLAVAMLIMQGREMIQASDWARSGNWKAKGEYRLNRKVSGGKVGIMGLGRIGRDIADRLAAFKMDMHYFARSEKETPRGWTYHSDPVSLASAVDYLVVALVGGKDTERFVSKEVIDALGPRGVIVNISRGSTIDEEAMLDALEQGRLAGAALDVFLNEPDIDPRFYKLDNVVIQPHQGSGTVETRAAMGQLQRGNIAAFLAGDALLTAVN from the coding sequence ATGAGCGAAACCCTCGCCATAGGCAATTACAGCGACACCGACCGTCAGGCCATCGAAGAGGGCTTCTCGGCGGTTTTCATCGGCAATTCGGACGAGGTGGCAAGGCTCGACGAGGCCGTGCGGACACAGGTGAAGGCCGTCGCCTTCAAGGGCCACGCGCCTTTCGGCGCGGCCGAGATGGACGCGCTGCCGAACCTCGGGGTGATCGCCAATTACGGGGTGGGATATGATGCCATCGACGTGGCTGCCGCGAGCGAGCGGGGGATCAAGGTCACGAACACGCCGGATGTGCTGAACGACGATGTGGCCGATCTTGCCGTGGCGATGCTGATCATGCAGGGGCGCGAGATGATCCAGGCCTCGGACTGGGCGCGCTCGGGCAACTGGAAGGCCAAGGGGGAATACCGCCTCAACCGCAAGGTCAGCGGCGGCAAGGTGGGGATCATGGGGCTGGGCCGCATCGGGCGTGACATCGCCGACCGGCTGGCGGCCTTCAAGATGGACATGCATTATTTCGCCCGCTCCGAGAAGGAGACGCCGCGGGGCTGGACCTACCACAGCGATCCCGTGTCGCTGGCCAGCGCGGTCGACTATCTCGTGGTCGCGCTCGTCGGCGGAAAGGACACCGAGAGGTTCGTTTCCAAAGAGGTGATCGACGCCCTGGGCCCCCGCGGCGTCATCGTGAATATCTCGCGCGGCTCTACCATCGACGAGGAGGCGATGCTGGACGCGCTCGAGCAGGGCAGGCTGGCGGGTGCGGCGCTGGATGTGTTCCTGAACGAGCCCGATATCGACCCGCGCTTCTACAAGCTCGACAATGTCGTCATCCAGCCGCATCAGGGCTCGGGCACGGTCGAGACACGCGCGGCGATGGGGCAGCTTCAGCGCGGCAACATCGCGGCCTTCCTCGCCGGGGACGCTCTGCTGACGGCGGTGAACTGA